In Tenrec ecaudatus isolate mTenEca1 chromosome 9, mTenEca1.hap1, whole genome shotgun sequence, the DNA window tgctatcagctcttcttttttcccttcctcctgatAGAGTTCATATTATACTGAATAAAATAGGCATTTTTTTCCTAGTAGAGTTTATTTATAGTTTTatttagaagagatattacaatatatAAGattaagggaagaaaaaaagtggTCCTGTTCCTTTCCCTTGGGAAATCTTTGGACAACCTAGCATTTATTTTGCACAATTTTCAACACCTACATCCTAatttccccactcccccaaatGCCCATCAAAATGATTTTTCCTCGACTCACCTATCCTAATGGTAGTATCTTTAAATTGAAAGGCTAGGAATCATCTGAACCACTTCTCCAATCCCATCCTATAATAAATCCTCCAGCTCCACTGCCAGATTATATTCAAAATCCAAACCATCTTCTGTATTATCACCAATAAGCCTGTGCTCCAAGATAGCACTGTTAGTTATTTCTCTCTGCTCCCATTCTGGTCCTTCTCAACTCACCTAAGTGATTCTAGAATCACCGTCAGGTACAGCCACTCTTCTGCCCCAAACCACTAGTCAGTAGCTGCTCACATGAGAACATGCTGCATTGTGGCCTGTGAAGCTCTGTAGCTGACCCTGTGTTCTCACTGCCCATACTCCTTACCACACGCCCCCTGGTGGCAACCCAGTCACAATGGCCTTCTCACTCTTTCTTAAAGATGCCTTGAAACATTGCAGTCCCTCCCGCCCCATGTACCCAAGAGACTGCTCCCACGTGTACTTCCTTTAAATATTTGCTAAACAGAGACTGTCTAAGTCTATCACATCAACACAGCCCCATCCCACCACTCTCCATCCTGCCCACATTGATCCTCACGGTACTCATTACTCCTGGCATATTATGTCCCCATATaccaaagaaaaattattttaaaaaacaaacacagaatgCAAATTGTCTTCACTCAATAGATATTAATTGAGCATCTCCCTACTATGTACCAAGGATGGTACTTATTCAATACCAGAAAAAGAGAGaggtaaagagagagagagagagagaaaattaaaaaacaaaacgaaacaaaacccTCACATGTATCCTGTTCTAATTTATGGACAtccttgtgtgtcagagttgagCTCTGCTCCCTGAAGTTTCCAATGTCTAATTCTGTTGGAAGTAGCTTGCtaaacctttcttccaaggcacctgtgACTGCATTTAAACCTCACAGTTGACCCATGGACCTCCTGTGCCACCTACAGCCGTCCTCAAGGACGATAAAGACATAATTGTTTTTTTTATCTATTTTCTGTCAATTCAACTTACCGCATTTCGGGTCAAACTGTGGGCTCCCCAGAAAACAATTCCAGGGACACCCAAAGCAACACTTTCCCCAATTGTGTTCTCAAGGTCATACTGGCAAAAGGGATACAAAGAGTTAGCAGATGATAATAAAATGACGTCAAAAGCAGCAACACCAAAGCAAGCATTTTTATCCCAAATGGAAGTGCAGCAATATGAAGCAAGTGTGTTGATCTGAGAATCCTAATTCAGCGATTTCCCCAGTTCACTGCTGTTCCTAACTCAGCCATTGAACCACGATGACAAAAACACACTTTATATTGCTGCCTTAAGGACTATTAATGAAAgtagagtgggggggggcatggtgATGGACGTCAGAAGGATTAAGTAAATATATTGCCTCTGTTCCCTAATTTTTCACAGTAACCATTTCTTAATTTCCTTTAATAAAGTAGATCTATCTACCTCTTGGCCCATTCAAAAACATTACAAGCTTTTCCGTTCAAAACGGATGCTAAATTCAATTCCCTGTCAGTTGTGGACACTCTTGTCTAGACCCACTTCCCCCCATTCTTTCATTGACTTACCTGAGAAAGGTACACGGAAGGCACATCATTAAAAACTGGGTGGACATAAAAATAAATCGGAACGGGGTTTTTGGGGTCTCGTAAATCAGAAAGCCGGAAGGCTTCCTGAACCCGGTTCCGGACAAAGAGCGCAGCGAGGGGTGTAGAATTCAGGCGAGAGTGCAAATAAATGTTTGGGAAAAAGGCGGTGCTTTCCTTCCACAACCAGAAGAGCCGgttgtttcttctcttttcctcctCAAAGCAACTTCCGTTGTAACCAGGTTTCGCGGAACCGTGGTTGTAACACTCGGGGAAAAGATAATAACCCCATAGATATTGTGGACGAAGTCGTTTTGCCAATTTTAAAGTTTCAAGATAAAAGGCCTTTCCTGCCCTTTCAAAATCCTGTTTGGCCACCTTGGTGGCCTCAGAGAGACTGAGCTGTGCATTTTGTTGTTGAACCAACTCAGTAGATAAATCCCTGTAGATGTTTTTTGGCTTCCAGTTCCTATTCCAAGTGGGCCTCCACTCCTCCCAGTCAATGACAGCCAGGCCTGTCTGGTTTGCTCGTACGATAGAGAGAATGTCATTCTCGGCTTTGATCAAATGCGCTTTTAAATCTCCCAACTGGGGGATGCCGCCATTCACACACGTGTCTGTGTTTTCGTTTATAAAAGGATAGAGACCAAGTTTAGTAGCATAAAATATTACAACCCTGTGCCCTATTGACTGTATTCTGGGGCTTCCTATTAAGGAAAAGAGTTTCAGATCCAGAGGCACATTatatttattggcacataattccatGGGGGAATTCCAGGCCCAGAGCAAAGAATCTCTTGAGAACAGACGTGGCGCTGCATATCGGAGAGCCAGGCAGCACGGGAGCAGAAGGAAGACGAGCACTGTCTGGGATGCACCCCTGCACCCCATACGCCCAGAGGAGACGTGTATGATCCCTGAGACTCCCATTTTAATAAGTGATTATGGGAAGCACTTGTTTGTTCCTGTGCCCTTGTTTTGCCCAATATTTGGTGCAAGATAGAAATGTGGATGAAATAATGTTGCTAAATATGGAGGCAAAATACTACATTGAAAATGAGTCTTCTTGCTTCGTATCTTAGGGATATTTTGCAAGTTGTTTCatctataaatataaaatataaaaatataaaagttaTTATTACACTGCATTTGTATATCAAAGATACACTGCTTTATCTAGCTTTTCATTTTAAATGCAAGGAGTTGGGGtttgaaaaatgaggacctaCTTCTCCGTTtgaatcaataaaattattttctctatATACATTCCATGATGACTAACAATTTTTTCTTCCCAAATTGCCATTGTACCTGCAAAAAAAGGCAAATACAAGTATTTTAACTTTTCCCTTCCTAGATGAGCAAGCCTCCGCACCAATCTCTTAGTCCAGCctgtgaaatgaaaataaataccaAGAATGTCTTCTTATTCTTGACTCTTGCTTCTCGAAAGACCAATCTCTAGTGCTCTGTTAAATCTTCACCACCACTAGTCTGGTAGTTCGTTGTGCTgtcgtggcttgtgtgttgctgtgatgctggaagtaatGTCacaggtatttaaaataccagcacagtcgccaaagggaacaggtttcagtggacctTCCAGACAAagagcagactatgaagaagaaaaaaagctgTCTGTTTATGAGGGATTAGCGAccaaaaaccttatgaatagcaccaAAACATTTacagatatagtgccagaagatgaaccccgCCAGTTGGAAAGCATAAAAatacaactgaggaagagctgccaccTCAAAACAGTGGTTACCTCAAGGACATGGGTGGACTAAGCTTTGAGATCTTCACTTGCTAATAGAGCCCCAGTG includes these proteins:
- the LOC142456173 gene encoding hyaluronidase PH-20-like; translation: MGCRGASQTVLVFLLLPCCLALRYAAPRLFSRDSLLWAWNSPMELCANKYNVPLDLKLFSLIGSPRIQSIGHRVVIFYATKLGLYPFINENTDTCVNGGIPQLGDLKAHLIKAENDILSIVRANQTGLAVIDWEEWRPTWNRNWKPKNIYRDLSTELVQQQNAQLSLSEATKVAKQDFERAGKAFYLETLKLAKRLRPQYLWGYYLFPECYNHGSAKPGYNGSCFEEEKRRNNRLFWLWKESTAFFPNIYLHSRLNSTPLAALFVRNRVQEAFRLSDLRDPKNPVPIYFYVHPVFNDVPSVYLSQYDLENTIGESVALGVPGIVFWGAHSLTRNAQACTTLANYLRTTLNPYIINLTLAAKMCSQVLCAGAGVCARKDWNSTDYLHLNPDNFVIQTRKNGQFTVNGKPTLDDLKYFNEKFDCNCYRSDVCQLRDVENTNINDIKVCIANGVCIGSLVTKNSTYYRFREKENPLATRLPCVPVANLSGCVEANCSETAVLTNAQEDCQGIDGKNMSRLQRLVSCILPFRGFYLQPASQGKCDSEQGKGNTGSQVTVISWHNFARGVFEE